The Chryseobacterium shigense genome segment CAGATAAAATTGGGAATATGATGTATCCGTTAGAATTAGAACTCAACGATGATGGTACTATTAAAGAAACAAGTAATCAACAAGCAATTCTTGACCGTTGGTTAAGGTTAAAACTAGAACTTGAAGATTATTACAGAGGAAAAGAAGCGGAACTTATTTTCCAAAATGTTGGTAAAAATATAAGAAGTAGAAGTAAATTTTTACACAAAATTAAAGATAGTTTATTTTATGGAATGTATTTTTTTCCTTTGTACGAAACCTTTACTGAAGATAAGAAGTACATTTTTCAAATGTATCTTCCTTTAGAAGAAAATTCAGGAAAAGTGCCTTTTGAGGTTACATTATCATTAAATGAAGAAATATCAAAAACAAATAAATTTTTGATTCAGGCAGAAGGAAAAAGTATAGCTCCTAGGTTATATTCTATTCATATCCCAAAAAATGAAAATAATAATCAACCTACAACTGAGGGATATTTTGATTTCACTTATAAATTCAATTCGAAAGACAATAGCATCTTTGCTATCTATGGAGAAATGGGGTTGAAATCTCAAAAATTAGACAAAAAAATAACTTTTGAATGTTATGAGCAGTTAAAATAACATCTAAAAAAAAACAATATGAGCCAGAAACATTTAGTTTGTCAAGGAGCTTTATGCAAATGCAATTTCGGAACCACACCTGATAAGCTCAAAGTAAAAACCCAAAGCAAACGTTATATCAATGATAAGGATGGTAGCGAAAAGCTAATGGCAACACATAAGGATATTGGAAAAACCTTTGAGAAAAATACTTTTGGTAGTTGTGCCAAGATGAATAATAATCCTTGCCAAGTGGTGGTAACAGAATGGAGCGGATATTATGAAAAAATTACCTTAGATGACAACAAAGGAAAAGCCTTATTGGAGGATAGCAAAGCAACCTGCCCTATCGGAAGCAAAGATTGTA includes the following:
- a CDS encoding DUF4280 domain-containing protein, giving the protein MSQKHLVCQGALCKCNFGTTPDKLKVKTQSKRYINDKDGSEKLMATHKDIGKTFEKNTFGSCAKMNNNPCQVVVTEWSGYYEKITLDDNKGKALLEDSKATCPIGSKDCITIIKHGQTAEVSSQNVKNADKEAVAELCPFMDINKYIRKTDDKTD